Proteins co-encoded in one bacterium genomic window:
- the metG gene encoding methionine--tRNA ligase subunit beta: LIDIDYFKKVKLRTAEIIAAEKVPNADKLLRLQVKLGEETRQVLAGIAQWYTPESLVGQQVVIVANLKPAKIRGLESHGMLLAAQDKDGVVILNPQRKVETGSEIR, translated from the coding sequence CTTATAGACATTGATTATTTCAAAAAAGTGAAACTGCGGACCGCCGAGATCATCGCCGCCGAGAAGGTGCCCAACGCAGACAAGCTGCTGCGACTGCAGGTGAAGCTGGGCGAAGAGACCCGGCAGGTGCTGGCCGGCATAGCCCAGTGGTACACCCCGGAATCGCTGGTGGGCCAGCAGGTGGTGATAGTGGCCAACCTGAAGCCGGCCAAGATCCGGGGGCTGGAGTCGCACGGAATGCTGCTGGCGGCCCAGGACAAGGACGGGGTGGTGATACTGAATCCTCAGCGCAAAGTGGAGACGGGGTCGGAAATACGATGA